In Carya illinoinensis cultivar Pawnee chromosome 7, C.illinoinensisPawnee_v1, whole genome shotgun sequence, the following are encoded in one genomic region:
- the LOC122316197 gene encoding uncharacterized protein LOC122316197 produces MTSKRNKSWEFLKAIKAEVSIPWLCYGDFNEITCQGEKIGGCPRPYRQMEIFRDVLESCSLKAIQTRGSRYTWTNNRRGRSFTKEKLDRALVNLAWKHLFKEGCYSVEPAVKSNHSPLVIFIGNKRNYGSPQTKCFRMEAAWLLNEDCVQTIKEAWGKAASGEDLSTTLKRILLNCRSALNIWNSKTNKKIPADIKKKLVKVKDLQENVRGEHIDSASKLQKEIDQSLVEEDLKWKQRAK; encoded by the coding sequence ATGACATCTAAAAGAAACAAGAGCTGGGAATTCTTAAAGGCCATCAAAGCAGAGGTTTCCATACCATGGCTTTGTTATGGTGACTTCAATGAAATCACCTGTCAAGGGGAGAAGATCGGAGGCTGCCCCAGGCCATATAGACAAATGGAAATATTTAGAGATGTCCTTGAAAGCTGCTCTTTAAAAGCAATCCAGACTAGAGGCTCTAGGTACACTTGGACAAATAACAGAAGAGGGAGAAGTTTTACCAAAGAAAAGTTAGATCGGGCTCTAGTAAACCTAGCTTGGAAGCATTTGTTTAAGGAAGGTTGCTACTCTGTGGAACCTGCAGTAAAATCAAACCATTCTCCACTTGTTATCTTTATTGGGAATAAAAGGAATTATGGCAGCCCACAAACAAAATGCTTCAGGATGGAAGCAGCATGGTTATTAAATGAAGACTGTGTTCAAACCATAAAGGAGGCTTGGGGAAAGGCTGCAAGTGGTGAGGATCTTTCAACCACTTTGAAGAGAATACTTCTCAATTGCAGGTCTGCTCTAAACATATGGaattccaaaacaaacaaaaagatccCTGCagatataaagaaaaaactgGTAAAAGTGAAGGACCTGCAAGAAAATGTAAGAGGGGAGCATATAGATTCTGCTTCAAAACTACAAAAGGAAATTGACCAATCGCTAGTCGAGGAAGATCttaaatggaaacaaagggcaaaATAA
- the LOC122316198 gene encoding uncharacterized protein LOC122316198 produces MDDEISNLYKGLRLIEEEQQSVNISEEDVLVSKEKSRKCLIALVESKKDINKGGFKATMAKVWKVEGSLIFKDVGKNKFLIEFKDPDEKHKVMQGRPWSFDRNLNLICLQDCFGCLNLQDINFTLDPFWIQLHNLPFTGMNKKTGEKLVSTIGQVMLVDVDDQGMGCGQYMRVKVLVDTIKPFPRGRFLNKG; encoded by the coding sequence ATGGACGATGAGATTTCCAACTTATACAAGGGCCTACGGTTAATTGAAGAGGAGCAGCAATCTGTAAACATCTCAGAAGAGGATGTTTTGGTCTCAAAGGAGAAGAGTAGGAAGTGTCTGATAGCATTAGTAGAATCAAAGAAGGACATCAACAAGGGTGGTTTCAAGGCAACAATGGCCAAGGTGTGGAAAGTAGAGGGGTCATTAATCTTCAAAGATGTTGGGAAGAACAAGTTCCTTATTGAGTTCAAAGATCCAGACGAGAAGCATAAGGTGATGCAGGGTCGCCCCTGGTCCTTTGATAGGAACCTTAACCTTATCTGTTTACAAGATTGTTTTGGTTGCTTAAATCTCCAAGACATAAACTTCACATTGGATCCATTTTGGATCCAACTCCATAACCTGCCTTTCACGGGTATGAATAAGAAAACAGGTGAGAAGCTGGTTTCAACCATTGGTCAAGTTATGCTGGTTGATGTTGATGATCAGGGAATGGGTTGTGGACAATATATGAGAGTCAAAGTTTTAGTGGACACCATCAAGCCTTTTCCAAGAGGTCGATTCCTTAACAAGGGGTAA